The genomic window tagactcaaaggaattttccaagaggttagagctcTCGCTatatttcctctaaaatccacatacaatgtgccattccataggaatttcataggatttgaaaaacttcaatcctttgaatcaaagggtcaagtaggaaaattttctataggatttgaatcctatgaaatctctagataaatcctttgattcaaaggggccctaaaccTGCATGAAAATTCAGTGGTagaaaatttacaaaaaaaaagaaatatttttttacggtACATATACACCCTTGAATTTCTGGTATAAGTTCTGCATACACATTATCAAACCATGTACTGATAGCAACTGCACCATTTCTGAGTCATGTACTATTGCAATCTTGTAAGCAATCTAGTAGTATAGTACTAAATATGTTTAGTCAACTATTTAGAACGACCTAGGAAATTACTCccccagtcaaaaaaaaaaaaaaaagcaaaccctgAGTTTCTGTGCCAACATTTGATTGTTCgtcctatataaatttttttttataattagtattttcattgttgttagatgataaaacatgattaatactttatgcatgacttatctatttaatttttttcataattttttaaagtaagaCGAACGggcaaacgttggacacggaaaccagggtttgtctttttttttttttaggcgGAGGGAGTAAACTGCATATGCAACGTACACTGTACTAGAAGTCAAATTCAGGTAGCCCAAGAAAGAACTTTACATGCAAGCTACTCCAATGACCAATGGTCGCAGCGTGTGACTTCATTGCACGCATCATCGTCTCTGTGGAGTTAACCAAATCTCACGCCCTGACCTGCGAATTGAGCCCAAAAAACTAAGTAcaaactgaagaagaagaagaagaagaagaagaagaagaagtgttTGTGTGTTGCTGGTGATCACCAACCAGGCCATAAATAACCATAGTTAGATCCAACCAACTTCCAGTGATGCACTTGACCACACCACCATGGCAACAGCAGCACTGACACCTTAAATGCAAATACAGttctcaaaaaataaattgtactactagtagtagtatacaCTCTACTCTACTGTATAAATACGACTAGTAGCAGAGTGTGGATTCAGTTCTTCCCTGTCCGGTTAGGTGCAGCACATCTACGTTGCTTGCACGCCAGTTCTTCATCCCTGTCTCCAGTTCACACACTTTTTACCCATGGATACATGCGTGCATAGTTTGTACTAGTAGTACAGTAGTAGTAGTTTATCACTTTCAAAATCTTCAGTTTTGATATAACGAAACAGCATCCTAGAACTGGTTTCAGGCGAGGGTACAACAGTACAGGTAAGTACCAGCAGTTGGCCATAAAATCTGTGAGAGTGAAACAGCGTTTTACTATCAGGGATGATAACAATAATTGTGGTGAAACTCACGCGGCTAAACAGGAACTCAACCTTGGGATCCCCGGACAAAACACAGCCACAGGCCACAGCAGCATCAAACACATGTGCCCTTATTGTTTCGCCTATgcgtttaaattttaaaacttaattttatagttttttcatcataatttagttataatatttaattttatatcgttaaaacatgataaaattttgctcataaattaatttttttactaataaacggtaaaaaaatatacataaacAAAACAATAAGACTCCAATCATGTGCGACCGAGATCACGATACTCTGTCTAACTTTGTCACTAATAGTAGATGAGTGTGATGAATGCTAAACTCACGTCAGTAACAAATGCTTTGTTCTTTTCATGCCCAGGGAAGAATATTTCTTAGTTCACACAAAACAAGAtaactcattagcacataatgaattaaatattaattattgtaaacttgaaaaataaatttatttgatttatttttaaacaacttctatatagaaatattgtGATAAAAATGTATCGTTTATTAGTTTAAGAAGTGTACTAAAGGAATAAGCTGAAAACGGGGCCTCGTTTCCTCTTGAATTTAAGGATAAATTTTTAGATTAAaatggcacgctttttaaattgctaaacggtgtattttgtgcgaaaactttctatataaaagttgttttaaaatatcagattaataattttttaagtttatatttataataattaaaactcaataaatcacatgttattaccatATTTGTTTTACGTGAAATACTCATCTTCCTGCAGGAGACACCGTGTCAGTTTCGCGGGTGGCGCAGGCGCGGCCTCCAAATCGCGCGGCCGATTTTGGTCCATCTCCCGCAATCCAACGCGTGCGCCTGCCTCAGCCGAGCTGGCTCCAACCGTGCCGTGCAGCCCAACTCGTCGTCCACCTCACACTCGCCgcagcctcctctcccccctcgccgccgcctcctccatcgcgGACGCGGTCTCGAGACCCCACACTTCCAACCACAACACACACaaacccctcctccctcctccactTTTTCCGTCGGAAAAAACTCCGCCCCCTTTCCGCCCTCGCCTTCCCTCCTTTCTTCTCCCACCCTTTTCCAACCTaaacctctcctcctcctcctccccgccgcctctCTTCCCATCTCCCCTCACCTACTACCTCTCCATGTCGCCGGATAACTAGCGTCCCAACcagcctcgccggcgaggaggaaggtggTGTCTCACATTCTTCGGggatgggggtgggggaggaggagggacgcGGGATGGCGAGCCTgctggcggcgaggcgggcgctGCGGGCCGGGGTGGAGAGGTCGCGGGCGCTCAGCCACGCGCTGGCGCGGGCGGGGCCCAGGCTCGGGGAGATCCGGGCGAGGCTCCCGCCGATGGAGGCGGCCGTGCGCCCGATCCGCGCCCCGCGGGACGCGCTCGAGGGCGCCGGGGAGTGCGTCGACCGCGCCGTGgggcctgccgccgccgtgctcaaggtgttcgacgccgTGCACGGCCtcgagccgccgctcctcgccgcctcagccgccgccgacgacctcccCGGATACCTCGCCGTGCTGTCCCGCCTCGAGGAGGCTCTCCACTTCCTCTCCGACAACTGCGGCATCGCCTCCCAGTGGCTCGCTGACATCGTCGAGTACCTCGGGGACCGCAGCCTCGCCGACCCCCGCTTCGTCTCCGACCTCGCCGAGGCGCTCTCCCACCTCAAGACCCCCTCCGCGAACCtcgacggcggcctcctcgccgctgcaCTGGACATTCTTGAGGCCGAGTTCCGTCGCCTCCTCACCGAACACTCAGCTCCGCTCGCCATGAAAGAACCCAACAACAGCTCCGACCCTGGCTCCATCACGCCGCCGCGGatccccgcctccgccgtgcACAAGCTGAGCTTGATCCTTGACCGGCTCGCCGCTAATGGGCGGCTCGGCACCTGCACGGCTGCCTACGCCGATGCTCGTGGAGACACGGTGAGCGCCAGCCTTCGAGCGCTCGGCCTTGATTACTTGCACGACCCAGCTGAGGATGCTCAGGTTCTCACCCCAAACGTCGAGCGTTGGGGGCGGCATCTGGAGTTCGCCGTGCGCCACCTCCTAGAGGCGGAGCGGAAGCTCTGCGTCGCGGTGTTTGAACGGCGGCCTGAAGCCGCGTCCTCATGCTTCGCCGAGATTGCGTCGCGTGCTGGCATCCTTGATTTTCTCAAGTTTGGCCGTGCTATATGTGATGCCAGGAAGGATCCCATCAAGCTCTTGCGGTTGCTCGATGTGTTTGATTCTTTGAGCAAGCTGAGAATGGACTTCAACCGGTTGTTTGGTGGAAAGGCATGTGTCGAGATCCAAACCCGAACCAGGGAGCTTGTCAAGAGGGTGGTGGATGGTTCCGTGGAGATATTTGAGGAATTGCTCGTGCAGGTAGAGCTGCAGCGCAATATGCTGCCTCCAGCTGATGGCGGAGTGCCACGCATAGTTAGCTTTGTTGCCAAGTACTGCAATCAGCTCCTTGGGGACCCGTATCGCTCTGTGCTCACGCAGGTGCTCGTCATCCATCGCAGCTGGCGCAAGGAAACCTTCAACGACAAGATGCTTGTTGATGCAGTGCTTAATATTGTCAAGGCCCTTGAGGCCAACTTTGAAGCATGGTCAAAAGCGTATGAGGATGTGACACTGTCGTATCTCTTCATGATGAACACGCACTGGCACTTCTTCAAGCACCTGAAAGGTACCAAGATGGGTGAGATCTTAGGTGATGAATGGCTCCGGGAGCATGAACAGTACAAGGATTACTACTCAGCAGTGTTTTTGAGGGAGAGCTGGGGAACACTTGCACCGCTGTTGAGCAGGGAGGGTATAATCTTGTTCTCCAAAGGCCGGGCTACAGCAAGAGATTTAGTGAAGCAGCGACTTAAATCGTTCAATGCAAACTTTGATGAGATGTATCAGAAGCAATCTGCGTGGATCATATCAGATAGGGATTTGCAACAGAAGACCTGCCACCTTGTGGTGCAGGCTATAGTGCCTGTATACCGGAGCTTCATGCAAAACTATGGGCCGCTTGTTGATCAGCAGGATGCCAGTGCAAACAAGTATGTGAAGTTCACTGCTGAAGGTCTAGATAAGATGCTCAGCACACTCTTCTTGCCCAAGCCAAGGAGAGCTGGAAGCTTCCAGATCAGACACTCAAATGGCAAGATTACGAGCGCAATGACAGGGTTGTATCGAAGCTCTTCCACACTGAAGTAGCTTCAGTTGAAGTTCAGGGATATTGGATGTACAATTTGTGCAATACCATTAAAGATCCCGGTTGGCCGGGAGACATAATTATGGCCCAGTGACAAGAACAACCGGATCATAACAAGAACTAAGCTTCTCCAGTACTGACATGTGGCGAGGAGAACATGAGTGACTCGCTTTGCATATCTGTGCAGTCTCCTCCACCCAAGTTGTTTCTGTTGCCTCTGTTATTATCTCTAGCGGTATACTCGATTCATTTTAGGAACTTTGTGTGGGAAACAGAAGATGTGTAACCACTTACCTGGTATGTGTAAAAGATTGGTTGTATTTCAGGGGGGTATTTAGTTGTTCCACATTCTATAAGTTTTAATTTTATCACCATGCAATGAAATATAAGGAAAGTACAATATTACCTCTGTTGATCAAAATGATTGTGGCTAATTGATTACTGATTATATGAGGCAGTAATAAACCTCTCAAATTTCTATTTGTAGACATATGTTCTTGCATCTTATATCCATAATTTTGTACTGCAGTAATGCAGTTTACCTTTAGGATTCCCCATGTTCAGCTGTATACAGAAAGCTTGTGTAGTCCTGTGAGGCAGTCTCTGTATATCGCAGTGTGTGTAAGTTCACTTCTGTAGTTCTGGAGATCTGTATGTTCCAGTTATTCCCCTTGATACAGGTCCTGGATTACTGGCTACAGTACCTCGATGAACAGAAAGGCAAGAATGTTTACTAGTAACAATTTACCTGGTGGGAAGTCCATGTCAGATATGTTCGGAACTTGAAAGTCTGGAACGGAAATATTGGCGTGAGCACCTTGTTGAGATGTCGGAAGCACTGGTAAACTGAGATATTTTTCAGGAGTTTCCTGCAGCTCCATGCAAGGCAGCAGGAAGAACATGAGGGTGAACACCCAAAACCTGGCATTCCAGGTTCTGTTGTTCTGCATGCGGCAGTTCCACAAAGAATGTTCAGGTACTGCCGGCTTATCCCAGCAGATATGCCATCAGATTACCACTGGTTTATTCTGACGCCTCAACAGAAAGCTCGCTGAACCTGGTATAGCCTACCTGTATGTACCACATATATCCTTGCTAGGAGTACTTGGAAATATTGGCACAAGTACAACGGTACTCGGTAGTACCTATCCTTACAAAAAGTGGTACATTTTGATCAGAGAGTGACGCTCAGTATCAGTATTGAGATCATAAAACATGTTGATCAGTGTGGGACTTTCAGTATCAGTATTGAGATTAGTACACGTCGAACACAGCGTGACGCTCGGTATCAGCAGAGAGATAACTAAGCTTGACAAATGACAACAACATGTAATTGTCACAGGAGCTTAAGACGTTTCATACTTGAGCAACAAAGCGATCAAAACACCAGCACATCCTGCATCCAGCCGCTAAGTACACAGGCAAGATAATATCAAGCACGTAACAGATGCAGCCAGTAATAATCTCACAAGAGCCAACAATAGACTCCGATATTACGCATTGACACATAAAACACATTAAGGTTTTCATAGATAAAAAGATCTCCAGCAGGAGAGTGACACCACATAGTCTGTAAGGACCGTCTGGGTTTATTGACCAACATTACAGATAAGCAAGCGCACAGGACACACGAACAAACTCGAAGCACTCATAACTCGTAGGAAAAGCACACGACGATACGAACTGGAAATATTCATGGCGAACGAATACTCAAAAGACGATAAGGCAAAGTAGGCGATGATTGGGGACGAGGTTGGACGCGTCACTCTTCCTCGGATTCAGAATCCGCGCTCTGGAGCCACTCCACGAATGGTTTGGCATTCTTCACCACCTGGGACTCCTTGCCAGCAGCAACAGATTCATTGTACCACTGAGTTATCACTTCTTCATCCAGGATGTCCCCATCATACAGGGCCTTGAGAACAATCGGCACCTCCTTCACAGCTTCAGGGCTAGACTTGGCACCGAAGGCCACCAGGGCTTGCAGCAGGACCATCTGGGAGGCTTCATCAGGTACAGCAGCCGCGaggaatttcttcttcttcacaaCCTCCTTGGCGAATCCTTTGCCGAGGCCGCCAAAGAGTGCATCAAAAAGAGCATTCATAGCATCCTGGGGTGGCAGGGCTGAGGAAGTCATCAGACCCTTGAGCTGAACAGCAGTAGCACCCTTGCTCAAGTTATCCTTCATCTCCTTGACCAGATCATCATAAGGACTGCTTTTAGCCTCTTCAACCACATGTTTTGCACTTCCGTTGGAGGCACCCTCCTTGTGTGAGGCCTcgtgcttcttcttcttctcaggTTCTTCAGTGGACAGCATCACCATCTCAGCAGTTGCAGCGCTCAGTTGCTCTTGCATGCGCTGTTTTGCAGCCTCCAGCGAAGTGTCAGTCTGCCACTGgacatcatcgtcgtcatcctcaTCTGCAGCCACATTGTCACCATCATGGCTGCGAGTTGGTGAATTTGAATGATCCTCATCAGAGCCAGAAGCAGCCTTCTTCTTCCCAGCACCACTTTTA from Oryza glaberrima chromosome 6, OglaRS2, whole genome shotgun sequence includes these protein-coding regions:
- the LOC127777472 gene encoding exocyst complex component EXO70A1-like; protein product: MGVGEEEGRGMASLLAARRALRAGVERSRALSHALARAGPRLGEIRARLPPMEAAVRPIRAPRDALEGAGECVDRAVGPAAAVLKVFDAVHGLEPPLLAASAAADDLPGYLAVLSRLEEALHFLSDNCGIASQWLADIVEYLGDRSLADPRFVSDLAEALSHLKTPSANLDGGLLAAALDILEAEFRRLLTEHSAPLAMKEPNNSSDPGSITPPRIPASAVHKLSLILDRLAANGRLGTCTAAYADARGDTVSASLRALGLDYLHDPAEDAQVLTPNVERWGRHLEFAVRHLLEAERKLCVAVFERRPEAASSCFAEIASRAGILDFLKFGRAICDARKDPIKLLRLLDVFDSLSKLRMDFNRLFGGKACVEIQTRTRELVKRVVDGSVEIFEELLVQVELQRNMLPPADGGVPRIVSFVAKYCNQLLGDPYRSVLTQVLVIHRSWRKETFNDKMLVDAVLNIVKALEANFEAWSKAYEDVTLSYLFMMNTHWHFFKHLKGTKMGEILGDEWLREHEQYKDYYSAVFLRESWGTLAPLLSREGIILFSKGRATARDLVKQRLKSFNANFDEMYQKQSAWIISDRDLQQKTCHLVVQAIVPVYRSFMQNYGPLVDQQDASANKYVKFTAEGLDKMLSTLFLPKPRRAGSFQIRHSNGKITSAMTGLYRSSSTLK
- the LOC127776761 gene encoding eukaryotic translation initiation factor 5-like; this encodes MALQNIGASNRDDAFYRYKMPRMITKIEGRGNGIKTNIVNMVDIAKALARPASYTTKYFGCELGAQSKFDEKTGTSLVNGAHDTAKLAGLLENFIKKYVQCYGCGNPETEVLISKAQMITLKCAACGFVSDVDMRDKLTTFILKNPPEQKKGGGKDKKAMRRAEKERLKEGEAADEEMKKLKKEAKKKGASKESTSSKSGAGKKKAASGSDEDHSNSPTRSHDGDNVAADEDDDDDVQWQTDTSLEAAKQRMQEQLSAATAEMVMLSTEEPEKKKKHEASHKEGASNGSAKHVVEEAKSSPYDDLVKEMKDNLSKGATAVQLKGLMTSSALPPQDAMNALFDALFGGLGKGFAKEVVKKKKFLAAAVPDEASQMVLLQALVAFGAKSSPEAVKEVPIVLKALYDGDILDEEVITQWYNESVAAGKESQVVKNAKPFVEWLQSADSESEEE